Proteins from a genomic interval of Musa acuminata AAA Group cultivar baxijiao chromosome BXJ1-9, Cavendish_Baxijiao_AAA, whole genome shotgun sequence:
- the LOC103998678 gene encoding chaperone protein ClpB3, mitochondrial translates to MLGRSVTARLARSARAAAHNRRSSPRVLSSHSPPLPGPSARLSGVPSAPLVGGRDAIGVAGSVGFLGKGFTCRHFRSATPLQYNLGGSSQEISQAGSTEMAWDGIIGAVDAARQYKQQVVETEHLMKALLEQKDGLARRIFTKSGIDNSSVLRATEEFISQQPKIVGDTSGPILGQNLITLFDNAKKFKKEFGDEFLSVEHLVLAFCADKRFGQQLFKNLQLNETELRNAILAVRGNQRVTDQNPEGKYQALEKYGSDLTELARRGKLDPVIGRDDEIRRCIQILSRRTKNNPVIIGEPGVGKTAIAEGLAQRIIRGDVPEPLLDRKLISLDMGSLVAGAKFRGDFEERLKAVLKEVSASNGQIILFIDEIHTVVGAGATGGAMDAGNLLKPMLGRGELRCIGATTLNEYRKYIEKDPALERRFQQVYCGQPSVEDTISILRGLRERYELHHGVKISDSSLIAAAVLSDRYITERFLPDKAIDLIDEAAAKLKMEITSKPTELDEVDRAVLKLEMEKLSLKNDTDKASKERLSKLEADLTSLKQKQKELTEQWEQEKSLMTKIRSIKEEIDRVNLEMEAAEREYDLNRAAELKYGTLISLQRQLQEAEQKLAEFRQSGKSMLREEVTDLDIAEIVSKWTGIPISNLQQSERDKLVHLEDVLHKRVVGQDIAVRSVADAIRRSRAGLSDPNRPIASFMFMGPTGVGKTELAKALAGYLFNTENALVRIDMSEYMEKHAVSRLVGAPPGYVGYEEGGQLTEVVRRRPYAVVLFDEIEKAHHDVFNILLQLLDDGRITDSQGRTVSFTNTVVIMTSNIGSHFILDTLQNTHDTKDAVYELMKKQVLELARQTFRPEFMNRIDEYIVFQPLDNRQINRIVEMQLGHLKDRLKQKNIYLHYTPAAVELLGNLGFDPNFGARPVKRVIQQMVENEIALGVLKGDFDEDDSIVVDADADQSLKDHPPQKKLVIRKLENLPLPDVLAAND, encoded by the exons ATGTTGGGTCGGTCGGTCACCGCGAGGCTCGCAAGGTCCGCCCGCGCGGCGGCGCACAACCGCCGCTCCTCCCCCCGCGTCCTATCCTCTCACTCACCGCCGCTCCCCGGCCCTTCCGCCCGCCTCTCCGGCGTCCCATCCGCGCCGCTCGTCGGAGGCCGCGATGCGATCGGGGTTGCGGGCTCCGTCGGGTTCCTGGGCAAGGGATTCACCTGCCGCCACTTCCGCTCCGCCACCCCTCTTCAGTATAACCTTGGCGGCTCCTCCCAAGAA ATCAGCCAAGCAGGGTCCACAGAGATGGCATGGGATGGAATTATTGGTGCAGTAGATGCAGCACGACAGTACAAGCAGCAGGTAGTAGAAACTGAGCATTTGATGAAAGCCCTTCTGGAGCAGAAAGATGGTTTGGCTCGAAGAATTTTCACCAAATCTGGAATTGACAACAGTTCTGTGCTGCGAGCAACAGAAGAGTTTATCTCACAGCAACCCAAG ATTGTTGGTGATACAAGTGGGCCCATCTTGGGACAAAATTTAATAACTCTATTTGACAACGCCAAGAAGTTTAAAAAGGAGTTTGGTGATGAATTTCTTTCAGTTGAGCACCTTGTCCTGGCATTTTGTGCAGACAAAAGGTTTGGTCAACAATTATTCAAGAATCTTCAACTCAATGAGACAGAGCTGAGGAATGCTATATTAGCGGTTCGAGGAAATCAAAGAGTCACTGATCAGA ATCCTGAAGGGAAGTATCAGGCGCTAGAGAAGTATGGCAGTGACTTGACAGAACTTGCCAGGCGTGGTAAACTGGACCCAGTTATAGGCCGTGATGACGAAATACGGCGTTGTATCCAGATtttatctaggagaacaaaaaatAATCCTGTAATTATTGGTGAGCCTGGTGTTGGGAAAACTGCTATTGCTGAAGG ATTAGCCCAGCGAATTATACGAGGGGATGTTCCTGAACCTTTACTGGATAGGAAG CTGATCTCTTTGGATATGGGATCCTTGGTTGCGGGGGCTAAATTTCGTGGTGACTTCGAGGAAAGATTGAAGGCTGTTCTAAAAGAAGTCTCTGCTTCCAATGGACAGATCATTTTGTTCATTGATGAGATACATACTGTAGTTGGTGCAG GAGCAACTGGTGGGGCAATGGATGCTGGTAACTTGCTGAAACCTATGTTAGGCCGAGGAGAACTTCGTTGTATTGGTGCAACTACCTTGAATGAATACAGAAAGTACATTGAAAAGGACCCTGCTTTGGAACGTAGGTTTCAGCAGGTTTATTGTGGTCAGCCATCCGTAGAAGACACAATATCAATACTTCGTGGACTTCGCGAACGCTATGAATTGCATCATGGTGTAAAGATATCCGACAGTTCTCTTATTGCAGCTGCAGTTCTATCTGATCGGTACATCACTGAACGTTTTCTGCCCGACAAAG CCATCGATCTTATTGATGAAGCAGCTGCAAAGCTGAAAATGGAGATAACATCAAAGCCCACTGAGTTGGACGAGGTAGATAGAGCAGTGCTGAAGTTAGAAATGGAGAAGCTTTCCTTGAAAAATGACACTGATAAAGCATCTAAAGAACGACTAAGCAAGCTGGAAGCAGATTTAACATCACTAAAACAAAAACAGAAAGAACTAACAGAACAGTGGGAGCAGGAAAAATCCCTCATGACCAAAATTCGTTCAATTAAAGAGGAG ATTGATAGAGTTAATTTGGAAATGGAAGCTGCTGAACGTGAATATGATTTGAACCGTGCTGCTGAACTGAAGTATGGTACACTTATATCTCTACAAAGACAGCTTCAAGAGGCTGAGCAGAAGCTTGCTGAATTCCGGCAGTCAGGAAAGTCAATGCTTCGGGAAGAGGTCACAGACCTTGATATTGCTGAAATTGTTAGTAAGTGGACTGGTATACCTATCTCAAATCTTCAGCAGTCAGAGAGGGACAAACTGGTCCATTTGGAAGACGTACTGCATAAGAGAGTGGTGGGTCAGGATATTGCTGTCAGATCAGTGGCTGATGCAATCCGACGTTCTAGGGCAGGATTATCAGATCCAAATCGGCCTATAGCGAGTTTCATGTTTATGGGTCCCACTGGTGTTGGTAAAACTGAGCTTGCAAAAGCTTTGGCAGGCTACCTTTTCAACACAGAGAATGCACTTGTAAGGATAGATATGAGTGAATACATGGAAAAGCATGCAGTTTCCCGACTGGTTGGTGCACCACCAGGTTATGTTGGTTACGAGGAAGGGGGCCAGCTAACCGAAGTTGTCCGACGAAGGCCTTATGCTGTAGTTCTTTTTGATGAAATTGAAAAGGCACACCATGATGTCTTCAATATTCTGTTGCAGCTGCTGGATGATGGAAGAATTACTGATTCACAGGGAAGGACTGTCAGTTTTACAAATACTGTTGTTATAATGACATCAAATATTGGCTCACACTTCATCCTTGATACTCTGCAAAACACACATGATACCAAGGATGCTGTGTATGAACTAATGAAGAAGCAGGTTCTTGAGTTGGCCAGACAAACGTTTCGCCCGGAATTTATGAACCGGATTGATGAGTATATTGTATTCCAGCCTCTGGATAATAGACAGATCAATCGTATTGTTGAGATGCAG TTGGGGCATTTGAAAGACAGGCTTAAACAAAAGAACATCTACCTTCATTATACACCAGCAGCAGTTGAGCTTCTTGGGAACCTTGGTTTTGACCCTAACTTTGGTGCCAGACCAGTGAAGAGGGTAATCCAGCAGATGGTGGAGAATGAAATTGCTCTTGGTGTTCTTAAAGGAGATTTTGACGAAGATGACTCAATAGTTGTGGATGCGGATGCTGATCAATCCCTTAAAGATCATCCCCCTCAAAAGAAGCTAGTTATAAGAAAGCTGGAAAACCTTCCCTTGCCGGATGTACTGGCAGCAAATGACTGA